The genomic stretch AGAAGGGTTATTTATCTGTTGCATTTATTCAGATTTCTTTAGTAATTATTTTGCTGGTTTCATTGCCGCTTTGGAGATTGTTTGGTGAAGGCCGGGAAGAAAGCATAATTGTAGAAAGTCAAAGCCAGTATATCTTTCAAATGCCGGGGATACGCTCAGCACTTCTTGGTTTCTTTTGTTATTGCGCATTAGAGGCTACCACCGGTTTATGGGGCGCCAGTTATCTGGTGCAGACAAAAGGTGTTTCTGCTGATGTTGCCGCGGGTTGGATATCCGTATATTACCTTGGCATCACCATAGGCAGGTTAGTCAATGGGTTTATTACTGCCAGGTGGAGTAATCCTGCGTTGATTCGAGGTGGTCAATTTATCATTGGCATTGGGGCTGTCTTATTACTGATTTCCAATCAAACCTATGTCAACTTGCTGGGACTTATTTTGATTGGAATGGGATGTGCACCTATTTATCCCTCTATGTTGCATGAAACGCCAGTCCGTTTTGGCAAAAACAATTCAAGTAAATTGATGGGTGTGCAAATGGCGTTTGCTTACATTGGAACGATGCTGGTGCCGCCAGCAATTGGGGTATTTTCAAGTGTGGTAGGGATACAATTCTATCCCATATTTATTCTGGTGTTACTCATAACGATGTTTGTTAGCAGTGAGAAAATTAATAAAATCGCAGCAAGGAGGGCTTGAAATGGTTAATCAGTTAGATTTACATATGCATTCCAATATTAGTAACGATGGGGAATACACGCCGTCACAACTCATGCAGCTGTGTAAACAACATGGTTTAAAGACAGTTGCATTAGCTGACCATAATTCCGTACGAGGGGTAGGAGAAGCCCAGAAGTCAGCAGATGAATTAGGAATGGAATTTATTCGTGCTATTGAGCTTGACTGTCAATTTGAAGGAGTTAATCTGCATCTTTTAGGATATGGGATTGATCCAACAGTACCTGAATTTGAAAAAAATGAAATGGATATCTTAAAGAAAGAACAAGATGCTTCTTCAAAACTAATACATCTAGTGCAGGATTTAGGTATTCATCTTGAAATAGAAAAAGTTTTGGATCTTGCCATAGAAGGTGTAGTGACAGGTGAAATGATTGCTGAAGTTGCTCTGGAAGATAAAAGAAATCAGAACAATCCTCTTCTGGGACCATATCGAAAGAACGGGAAGCGTAGTGATAATCCTTATGTGAATTTTTATTGGGACTTTTGCTCCCAAGGGAAGCCGGCTTATGTACCTATTCAGTTTCTTGGGCTGAACGAAGCCATACAATTGATTAGAAAAGCAAGAGGCATAGCTGTTCTTGCTCACCCAGGGATTAATATCGGGCAGGATCAGAAGATTCTGGGAAGCATTGTTTCTTGTGGTATTGATGGGATGGAAGTATACAGTAGTTATCATGATGAAAACATGGCTGCTTTTTACAATAAGCAGGCTGAACAATTTCATTTACTGAAAACAATAGGCAGCGATTTTCATGGGAAAACAAAGCCGGCAATCAGACTGGGCAGTATGAGCTGCCATGAAGAAATAGATATTTATCAACAATTTAAGAAAAAACTTCATGAGGCGGCGTTATAAAAAATATTTGCTCATCACCCGGTCTGGAGACTTCCGGAGAACATCAAGACGAAGGGCCTCAGTACATTGAGGCCTTTCGTCTTGGCAGTTAATTTAGAAATATATAATTTACGGCACGGGCAGGCCCGTCAGCGGTGGCTCATAGCGCCGTTTATCTAGACTGTTGATATTAAGACGCAGCTTTACTGTTTTTACGTGTGTTTTCTTCCATATCTTCAGTAAAGACAAAATCACAATTCCGAAGCACATGCCGCCAATGTGCTTTTTCAATTTCTCTGGTGCGCTGCAGCGCGGCTTCTCTGCGGACGCCCTTTCGGTGCTGAATAAATTGGTTCAAGAGAACAGCACCAACCAATACGATGATTAAAAAAGAGATATTGCTGAAAGTCATACGATATATCCTCCTGTTGAATTTTTTGTTGTCGAGCTTTATGTTAAGAATAGCAGGATATAGGCGTAATCCATTAGGAGATTTATCATATTCCTGTAAAAAAAATGGAAATGGGAATGGCTTTTGTTGTGGAAATTTTAGATGTGAAAAATTTTCTTGACAATGCTTGCGAAATAGTATACACTATTAACAGTGTTAGTTATGAATGCTAATACCTGTTTGAAAGGTGGAGGTGAATGGATTGAGTAGTATAGAAGAATTGGTCGATTCATTGGGTGATCTGATGTCCCGTGGAAAAGTCATGGATGAATTTAATCGTTCTGGAAAAGGCGAAATTTTCATTTTAAGATATCTTTATACGAAAGAATCACCTGCATCGCCATCTGAATTGAGTGAGGCGCTGAACAGCAGTACAGCCAGAATCTCTGCGGCACTCCGTACCCTCGAAAAGAAAGGGCAGATTCACCGTGAAATCGACACCACGAACAGACGCTTTATTTTGGTTACGATTACGGAAGAAGGTCGTGAACGGATTCAAGCAAACATGCAGCGAATGCAAAATCATTTGATTCAAGTATTAACTGTGATGGGTGAAAAAGACGCAAGAGAATTTGTACGTCTCTCCACGCGGTTCTTTGAGATCGCCCAGAGCACGATGCCAGATCCTTTTGAATAGAATAATCGAAACCGGGGAATAAAGATAGTGAGATAAAAATGCAGACCAAACGAGGTCTGCATTTTAGGACCACATAACTAACAGCGTTCAATATGAACACTAATAACAAGGAGGCTTTTTCTATGATTAGAATATTTAAATATCTCAAGCCCAAAGAATGGCTGATGGCTTTATTTAGCTTGATATTTGTGATGGTCCAGGTATGGCTGGATTTAAAATCGCCGGATTACATGTCAGAAATAACCATGTTAGTGCAAACGCCAGGTAGTGCGATGAGCGATATTTGGCTTGCTGGAGGTAAAATGCTTCTATGCACACTCGGCAGTTTGGCAAGTGCTGTTATTGTTGGTTATTTTGCGGCACGGATTGCCGCCGCATTTTCTAAACGTCTGCGCAGTCTGCTTTTTAATAAAGTGGAATCCTTTTCCATGGAGGAAATCAACCGCTTCTCCACGGACAGCTTAATCACCCGTTCAACAAACGATATTACACAGATTCAGACTTTGATTACCATGGGATTAATGCTGATTATAAAAGCACCGATCATGGCTGTATGGGCAATTACCAAAATCGCTGGAAAGGGTTTTGAATGGTCACTCGTCACAGGCGCGGCGGTTGCAATTTTGGTTGTTATGATAGGTATTATCATGATTTTCGTGATACCGAAATTTAAGAAAATGCAATCATTAACAGATAACATGAACCGGGTTACCCGTGAAAACCTGACAGGACTTCGTGTGGTAAGAGCTTATAATGCCGAGGCTTATCAAGAAAAGAAGTTTGAAGAAGCGAATGAGGAATTAACCGGTACTCAGTTGTATACAAGCCGCGCTACAGCAATTATGATGCCGGTTATGAACATGATTATGAGTGGACTGTCCCTTTCAATCTATTGGCTCGGTGCCTATTTAATTAATGCGGCGCAAATGACAGATAAACTGACGCTGTTTTCTAACATGGTGGTCTTCTCAAGCTATGCGATGCAGGTTGTTATGTCATTTTTGATGTTGGTCATGATTTTCATCATGCTTCCCCGTGCCAGCGTTTCCGCCAAGCGAATCAATGAAGTGCTGGACACCGAGCCTACAATCCTTGATGGCAGCCATACAAATGGACTCCCTGGTTTGAAAGGTGAGGTTACGTTTCAACATGTGGGCTTCAAATATCCGGATGCGGCAGATTATGTGCTGGAGGATGTGAACTTTACGGTAAAGCAGGGGGAAACGATTGCATTTATCGGCTCCACAGGTAGTGGTAAATCAACGCTGATAAACCTTGTACCGCGCTTTTTTGATGCAACAGAGGGAGAAATCCTGATTGACGGTGTGAATATTAAGGAGTATACACAGGAGGCACTCCACAATAAAATTGGTTATGTGCCGCAGAAAGCGGTTCTATTCAAGGGGTCGGTTTCGTCTAATGTGGCATACGGAGATAATGGTGGCAATGGATTTTCTGAACACGAAATCAAAAAAGCTATTGCAATTGCACAGGGAACGGATTTTGTTGAGCGCATGGAGGGTGGTTATGAAGCAGACATTGCCCAGGGCGGTACCAATGTGTCCGGCGGACAGAAACAGCGGCTTGCCATTGCCCGCGCAGTCTGTCGAAAGCCGGAAATCTATATATTTGATGATTCCTTTTCAGCATTGGATTATAAGACGGATCGGATTTTGCGTAACGTACTGAAAAAAGAAACAGCAGGTGTGACCAGTATGATTGTAGCACAGCGTATCGGCACGATTATGGATGCTGATCAGATAATCGTACTGGATGAAGGCAGAGTTGTGGGCAAAGGAAAACACAAGGATCTGCTGCAGAACTGTGAGGTATACAGGCAAATTGCCTTGAGTCAGTTAAGTGAGGAGGAGCTTGTATCATGAGTGAACAAAGAACGAACAGAAAGCCGATGGCCGGAGGTCCTATGGGACAGGGGGCTGTCGAAAAGCCAAAAGATTTTAAAAAGACATGGGGAAAACTGATTGCCTATTGTAAAAAATATATGCCTGCAGTGATTGTCGCTCTTGTCATGGCGGCAATCGGAACGGTGCTGCAAATCATCGGCCCGGATAAACTGAAAGATATGACCAACGAGATCATGAAAGGATTACCTTCGTTGATTAATGGCGTTCCGGTTGCTGGTGCGATTGATTTTGGTGCAGTAAATAGAATTGCATTACTGTTGGTGGCATTTTACGCAGGTTCAGCGCTCCTAAACTTTATTCAAAGTTTTATGATGGCAACCGTAACACAAAGAATCAGCAAAAATATGCGTACCGGTATATCACAAAAAATCAATAAGCTGCCTTTGAAATATTTTGACCGGGTAAGCTATGGCGATATTCTCAGCAGGGTGACCAATGACGTGGATACCATCGGCCAGACCATGAACCAAAGTATCGGAAATCTGGTTACATCCATTACCATGTTTGTGGGTACAGCTATTATGATGTTCTACAATAACTGGATTATGGCGTTAACTGCCGTAGGATCAAGTGTTTTTGGGTTTGTTATCATGGGTGTTATCATGTCAAAATCGCAGAAATATTTCGTTCAGCAGCAAGAAGATCTGGGGGTCGCTAATGGTCATATTGAAGAAGTTTATTCCGGCCATAATGTGGTAAAGGCTTATAACGGTGGAAAAGAGGCCAGATGTTTTTTCGAAAATGTGAACGAGAGCCTGTATAACAGTGGCTGGAAGAGCCAGTTTATGTCCGGATTGATGATGCCGCTTATGACATTTATCGGTAACTTCGGATATGTGGCAGTCTGTGTGGTAGGTGCGGCGCTGGCTATGAACGGAACCATCAGCTTCGGCGTGATCGTAGCCTTTATGTTGTATATCCGTTTGTTTACCCAACCGCTTTCACAAATTGCTCAGGCATTCCAGAACCTGCAAAGAACCGCTGCTGCCAGTGAGCGCGTGTTTGAGTTCTTTGATGAGGAAGAACTGTCTGACGAGAGCCAAAAAGCAAAGAAGCTCACGAATGTGAAAGGTGTTGTGGAATTCCGTCATGTGAAGTTTGGATATACCCCGGAGAAAACGATTATCAATGACTTTTCAGCTCAAATTAAAGCTGGACAGAAAATAGCCATTGTAGGACCTACCGGCGCTGGAAAAACAACAATGGTCAATCTGCTGATGCGCTTTTATGAACTGGACGGTGGAGAAATATTGCTTGATGGAATTCCAATCAGCCAGGTGCCAAGAGAGAATGTCCATGAGCAATTTTGTATGGTATTACAGGACACATGGCTTTTTGAAGGCACAATCAAGGAAAATATTATCTATAGCAAGCCGGGGGTGACAGATGAACAGGTGGTTGCTGCATGTAAGGCAGTAGGGCTTCATCATTTTATTAGAACTTTGCCGCAAGGGTATGACACATTGCTAAATGACAGGGCAAGTCTTTCACAGGGACAGAAACAGCTTGTTACGATTGCCAGAGCGATGATCCAAAACGCTCCCATGCTGATTCTGGACGAAGCAACAAGTTCTGTGGACACACGCACCGAAATCCTGATTCAGGAAGCTATGGATAAGCTGACGGTAGGACGCACATCCTTTGTCATCGCACACCGCCTGTCCACCATCAAAAATGCCGACCTGATTCTGGTCATGAAAGATGGGGACATTATCGAAAGTGGCAATCATAAGGAACTGTTAGAAAAGGGAGGCTTCTATGCGGAACTTTACAACAGCCAGTTTGAACCTGCTGCATAGATCTTGATCCGTTGATTTGTAATCTTTAATAGTATGAATATCTTACTTTATCATCTGATAATGTAAAAATGGAGAACGGCTTAGTAACCGTTCTCTTTTTTACGCGTTTATCTGCCTGTCACACTTCTCCATTTTACATGCCACAATCTTCTCTGTCTAACTCCTGCCGGGAGGTGACGGGCATTTTTGTTTGAGCAGCAGATCAATGCAGACGGCCGTTTTAGTTATCATGGGATCAATATATCCCGTAAATGGATAATAGATATAATTTCAAATTCAGAACAAAAAACCCTATTTGAGAACAAAAAAACACAATTTGGGAACAATATTATTCCTGTGAAATCCATTTTTTAATATTATTATCGAGAAAAATTCAAAATGCCGAAGTTTGAATTAAGGTTAAAGGATCATGGTTTTGTAAGAGTCCATAAGTCTTATGTGGCGGCAATCTCTCATATTAGAAATTTTTCATTTAAAAAAATAACATTGGATACGGGGGAGGTGCTGCCAGTAGGTAGATACTATTACGCAGATTTGAAACGGGAAATGGAGACATATGCGCAAGCGGGAACAGTGGTGTAGTTTGGAACAAAAAGACTGCTGTTTATCAATTATTTATTACAGATTAAAAAAATAGAAGTAAAGTAATGCTGAGAAAAAAGCTCAGATGGCTGATGATATTTGAATTTCTGCTGATCCTTACAATTTTAAATACCGGTAAAGATCGTCAAGTGGTTAGAAAAAACAAGCATAATTTAAGTTTCATCACGATATAGTGACCGAAAGTAGAGGATAAGGTATAAAACCTTATCCAACTTTTTCATGCAATTAATTATGATTTATCGCTTCTTGAAACTGATTTAGTGCATGAGAACTCAAATTAAATACATGTGCTTCCAGGAAAACTGAGTTTTTTATATGCTTATCTGGACAATACTACGATTTGGGTGAACTTATAGGTTACAACGGATTGTGTAATCCGGAACATCTTAAGAGGTGACATATGTTCATGTTATCCTACGAAATCTAGTCACTGCCCATATTGTAAAATAGCTGTTGCCTATATTAGTGGGGATATAAACGAATAAAGGCAATTTCAGAACAATCGTTGCAGGAAAATTAAATGCAGGTACTTATTAAATGGTGCTTGACTTAAAGAGGAGGATAAATCGTGATTATCGCAATTTGTGATGATAATGAAAAAGAGCTGGAACAATGTAAAAAACAGTTGGAACTGTTAGCGTCAATTCATCAAGTTGATGTGGTGTTTTCCTTATATCACAAAGGTGAAGAGCTGCTGTTCCGCTTACAAGGGGATCACAAAAGTTATCCAGACATTATTTATCTGGATATGAGAATGAATGGGATGCAGGGGGATGAGGTCGCCAGAAAGCTGAGAAGTCAGGGGTGTATCAGTGAAATTGTGTTTTTTACAGTTTCTAAAGATTTTTATACCACGGCATTTGATGTTAAAGCATTGCACTATGTTGTGAAAGGAGAAACAACGGTAGAAAAATTCGAAGATATTTTTATGCGAGCGGTAAAATCAGTACAAGAAAAGCAAACGGAATATATTATGTGTACAGGGGCTGGTGAATTCCGAAAGATTGAGATTAAAAAGATTCATTACTTTGAAGTCACAAAACGGATAGTGACCGTTTATTACGGTAGTGACCAGTTTAGCTTCTATTCGACCATTGGAAAAATTGAATTAAGGTTAAAGGATTATGGCTTTGTCAGAATCCATAAGTCTTACGTGGTAGCAAAATCTCATATCGGAACTATTTCTTTTAAAGAAATAGTATTAGATACGGGAGAGAGGCTGCCGGTAGGGAGATACTATTACGCAGAGTTAAAACGGGAAATGGAAGAATACGCTGAAACGAGAAACGTAGTGTAGTTTGGAGCGAATAGACTGCTGTTTATCCAAGAATCAACACAAGTTGGGAAAGATAGGTTAATGTAATGTTGAACGGAATTGTTAATCAAAATAAAGGAAATAACCAAAATACATATGCGGATGAAATGTTTGCAATTATCTGGTTATTAAAAAGATAGGATGGGGGGGCAGGTAATTGCAAGTAAGAGAAAAGCTTCTTATGTTGCTATGTACGCTGTTTTTAACTATCCTATGTTGTGGAGTCGGGTATGCTGATACGCATCCTGCCTGCACCGGCGGTCAGCAGCATGAATTTAAAAGCCATATATTAAAATTGAACTCAGAAGATTCAGAAGGCCTAGTTGAAAATGTGTGTACCTTGTGCGGTTATACTTATATAGAACATCTGCCGGCGACCGGTCATCATTATGGAGACTGGAAAGTGGTGGAAGAAAGACCGGAATCAGGGATAAGGATTGAGCGGAGAGAGTGTCAGGGATGCCATCGTGGTGAGGTACGGACAGTCAGAATTGAGCTTACGTCTCCGGATTCTGATCCTGCTCAGGAAGGTGAGTCTGGTATCAATCGGATGGATTTTGTATTATCCGCATCGATTGGAGGAGTCTGGGGGTGTACGATAGCAGCTCTTTGGTACAATAGTTTGGTTTTTAACTGGTACAAGAGAGAAAGTGCAAAAGCACTTAAGAGGAGGTGATGGCTTATCTCAGTAAGTAATATTATTGAACTGATTATTTTAGTATGCAGCATTCCGATTGCTCTCTACATCATTATAGGCAGTAACCGAAAGGTCAAAGATCTGGACGGTTTAGGCGATGTTGTGAAAGAGGAAGGCAGTGAAGGTGTAGTAGTAGCACAATGTTGATCGTGTGAAACAGAGGTGAAGATATGGTTAAAAACCGGAAGAGAATGGAATGGCTTGCCAAGCTATATGCAAGTGCAGGTTTGATAGTAGCCTTGATCGCTGTTGTTTCGTCAGCCTCCTTCGCAGGGACGAGGCGCATGGAAAGTGTGTTTGGTGTAAAAGCAAAGGGAGTAAGAGCCAGTACACTGGCAACGCCTTCAATAGCGTCTGGAGTATTGGCGGCGCCGTTATCTTCAGGGCTTCCGGGGCAACTGAGTTTGCAGGAACTACTGGAACAGGAAGCAGACAATGAGAATGCAATTATTCCTACATGGTTTCAGGTTTCGTTGAATGGAGTTGCTATTGTTGACAGTAATAATTGGAATATTACCTTAAAGAAAAATCAGAAAATCAAACCCAATGCTGAGGTTAAACACCAATTAAAAGTGACGATATATCCACAAGCTTATGGATTGGGCGAAGGAGACAGCGTAACATGGAATCTTGGACGGATTGAAGGACTTTCCCTGGATAGTGAATTCTGGGAAGAGTTAGTTCTAACCGGGGGAGTCCATGTAGGAGATGTAATGCTTTGTTACACTGAGGACGGCAATGTCATTCTCTATACCGAGTTTAAAGAAGAAGTAAGCATGTATTCCAGTATTACAATTACATATTGGTATGATAGTGGTTTTGTTCCGGTAAGCGAACCGACCTGCATTATATTTGATTTACCGGGATATGAAGAACCGATTCCAGCGGTACTTGTTCCTGAGAACGAAACGACTGCGGAGGAAAGCAGTCCGCAGGAGACAACAGAGGAAGAAACAACAGCGGAGGAGAGCAGTCCGCAGGAAACAACAGAGGAAGAAACAACTGGGGAAGAAAGCAGTCCGCAGGAAACAACAGAGGAAGAAACAACAGCGGAAGAGAGTAGTCCGCAGGAGACAACAGAGGAAGCAACAACAGCGGAGGAAAGTAGTCCGCAGGAGACAACAAAGGAAGAGACAACTGCAGAAGAAACAACGCCAGAGACACATAATCCGACAAAAGATTATGGCTCAGGAGGGAATTCTGGTTCAGGTATAGAAAAAACTACTTTAGCAAAAGAAACAACAAGTCCGGAAACGATTCCGGAAATCTCAACAGAGATTGAGAAAGCGACAGATCCGCAGTCAGAAGAATCTCAGGCCCAGGAACAGCATTCACAAAATGAGCAATCAGCTGGTGATGCTGGGGTATCCGATGAGGTAATGGATATCAACATTTCCTTTGGTGCAGAAGTAACTGCCGGCCATGGAATGCAGTCCCGGGTACTTCCAAATGAGATACTTACATATAGAATGGTACTTCACAATGATAGTGAGGAAGAGATTAAGGATGTGCGTATCCGGGATTTCCTTCCGGAGCATACCAGTTTTGTTTCCGTGGAAGATGATGGGATCTATGGAGTTGTCGACGGACAGCAGTATATAACCTGGATGCTGGAGAGTATCCTTCCGGGTGAAGAAAAGGAATTAACCTTTCAGGTAAAGGTGTTTCTTTGTACACCGCCGGATTTTTCGGTCAGGAATCAGGTTTACTGGCAGGCAGATGACAGCAGATCCGTAAACAATC from Lacrimispora sphenoides JCM 1415 encodes the following:
- a CDS encoding MFS transporter; the protein is MTTLLLIIIYIAFISLGLPDSMLGAAWPTVRADLSLPMAGAGLISMIISGGTIISSILSGKLIQKLGTGKLTLISVFITAMALLGFSFSQSYVWLCLMAIPLGLGAGAVDAALNNFVALHFSARHMSWLHCFWGVGATAGPAIMSVAISHNGSWQKGYLSVAFIQISLVIILLVSLPLWRLFGEGREESIIVESQSQYIFQMPGIRSALLGFFCYCALEATTGLWGASYLVQTKGVSADVAAGWISVYYLGITIGRLVNGFITARWSNPALIRGGQFIIGIGAVLLLISNQTYVNLLGLILIGMGCAPIYPSMLHETPVRFGKNNSSKLMGVQMAFAYIGTMLVPPAIGVFSSVVGIQFYPIFILVLLITMFVSSEKINKIAARRA
- a CDS encoding PHP domain-containing protein; translation: MVNQLDLHMHSNISNDGEYTPSQLMQLCKQHGLKTVALADHNSVRGVGEAQKSADELGMEFIRAIELDCQFEGVNLHLLGYGIDPTVPEFEKNEMDILKKEQDASSKLIHLVQDLGIHLEIEKVLDLAIEGVVTGEMIAEVALEDKRNQNNPLLGPYRKNGKRSDNPYVNFYWDFCSQGKPAYVPIQFLGLNEAIQLIRKARGIAVLAHPGINIGQDQKILGSIVSCGIDGMEVYSSYHDENMAAFYNKQAEQFHLLKTIGSDFHGKTKPAIRLGSMSCHEEIDIYQQFKKKLHEAAL
- a CDS encoding MarR family winged helix-turn-helix transcriptional regulator — its product is MSSIEELVDSLGDLMSRGKVMDEFNRSGKGEIFILRYLYTKESPASPSELSEALNSSTARISAALRTLEKKGQIHREIDTTNRRFILVTITEEGRERIQANMQRMQNHLIQVLTVMGEKDAREFVRLSTRFFEIAQSTMPDPFE
- a CDS encoding ABC transporter ATP-binding protein, with the translated sequence MIRIFKYLKPKEWLMALFSLIFVMVQVWLDLKSPDYMSEITMLVQTPGSAMSDIWLAGGKMLLCTLGSLASAVIVGYFAARIAAAFSKRLRSLLFNKVESFSMEEINRFSTDSLITRSTNDITQIQTLITMGLMLIIKAPIMAVWAITKIAGKGFEWSLVTGAAVAILVVMIGIIMIFVIPKFKKMQSLTDNMNRVTRENLTGLRVVRAYNAEAYQEKKFEEANEELTGTQLYTSRATAIMMPVMNMIMSGLSLSIYWLGAYLINAAQMTDKLTLFSNMVVFSSYAMQVVMSFLMLVMIFIMLPRASVSAKRINEVLDTEPTILDGSHTNGLPGLKGEVTFQHVGFKYPDAADYVLEDVNFTVKQGETIAFIGSTGSGKSTLINLVPRFFDATEGEILIDGVNIKEYTQEALHNKIGYVPQKAVLFKGSVSSNVAYGDNGGNGFSEHEIKKAIAIAQGTDFVERMEGGYEADIAQGGTNVSGGQKQRLAIARAVCRKPEIYIFDDSFSALDYKTDRILRNVLKKETAGVTSMIVAQRIGTIMDADQIIVLDEGRVVGKGKHKDLLQNCEVYRQIALSQLSEEELVS
- a CDS encoding ABC transporter ATP-binding protein; translated protein: MSEQRTNRKPMAGGPMGQGAVEKPKDFKKTWGKLIAYCKKYMPAVIVALVMAAIGTVLQIIGPDKLKDMTNEIMKGLPSLINGVPVAGAIDFGAVNRIALLLVAFYAGSALLNFIQSFMMATVTQRISKNMRTGISQKINKLPLKYFDRVSYGDILSRVTNDVDTIGQTMNQSIGNLVTSITMFVGTAIMMFYNNWIMALTAVGSSVFGFVIMGVIMSKSQKYFVQQQEDLGVANGHIEEVYSGHNVVKAYNGGKEARCFFENVNESLYNSGWKSQFMSGLMMPLMTFIGNFGYVAVCVVGAALAMNGTISFGVIVAFMLYIRLFTQPLSQIAQAFQNLQRTAAASERVFEFFDEEELSDESQKAKKLTNVKGVVEFRHVKFGYTPEKTIINDFSAQIKAGQKIAIVGPTGAGKTTMVNLLMRFYELDGGEILLDGIPISQVPRENVHEQFCMVLQDTWLFEGTIKENIIYSKPGVTDEQVVAACKAVGLHHFIRTLPQGYDTLLNDRASLSQGQKQLVTIARAMIQNAPMLILDEATSSVDTRTEILIQEAMDKLTVGRTSFVIAHRLSTIKNADLILVMKDGDIIESGNHKELLEKGGFYAELYNSQFEPAA
- a CDS encoding LytTR family DNA-binding domain-containing protein, which gives rise to MPKFELRLKDHGFVRVHKSYVAAISHIRNFSFKKITLDTGEVLPVGRYYYADLKREMETYAQAGTVV
- a CDS encoding LytR/AlgR family response regulator transcription factor, which translates into the protein MIIAICDDNEKELEQCKKQLELLASIHQVDVVFSLYHKGEELLFRLQGDHKSYPDIIYLDMRMNGMQGDEVARKLRSQGCISEIVFFTVSKDFYTTAFDVKALHYVVKGETTVEKFEDIFMRAVKSVQEKQTEYIMCTGAGEFRKIEIKKIHYFEVTKRIVTVYYGSDQFSFYSTIGKIELRLKDYGFVRIHKSYVVAKSHIGTISFKEIVLDTGERLPVGRYYYAELKREMEEYAETRNVV
- a CDS encoding DUF11 domain-containing protein, which encodes MVKNRKRMEWLAKLYASAGLIVALIAVVSSASFAGTRRMESVFGVKAKGVRASTLATPSIASGVLAAPLSSGLPGQLSLQELLEQEADNENAIIPTWFQVSLNGVAIVDSNNWNITLKKNQKIKPNAEVKHQLKVTIYPQAYGLGEGDSVTWNLGRIEGLSLDSEFWEELVLTGGVHVGDVMLCYTEDGNVILYTEFKEEVSMYSSITITYWYDSGFVPVSEPTCIIFDLPGYEEPIPAVLVPENETTAEESSPQETTEEETTAEESSPQETTEEETTGEESSPQETTEEETTAEESSPQETTEEATTAEESSPQETTKEETTAEETTPETHNPTKDYGSGGNSGSGIEKTTLAKETTSPETIPEISTEIEKATDPQSEESQAQEQHSQNEQSAGDAGVSDEVMDINISFGAEVTAGHGMQSRVLPNEILTYRMVLHNDSEEEIKDVRIRDFLPEHTSFVSVEDDGIYGVVDGQQYITWMLESILPGEEKELTFQVKVFLCTPPDFSVRNQVYWQADDSRSVNNQERPENQVDFPMITVG